CACCGCTGCCACGGGATATGTTTCGGGAACAAGTTGTCCTTTCTCAGGGCACAGGGGAAGATTGGATTTATTGCTAATCCATTCGGGGCAGGCTGCATAACTTTTAAGGGAGCTTATGAATATAAAATAAAATATGTATATGAGGCGCAGTCTCATCTTTTAATTATCCGAAAAATAGGAGCTAAATTCAATGGAGGTTATGTCCTCTAGACGATAGTCAGGACTTTAGATGATTACCAGCTTAATACTCAAAGAAGTCTATATTCAAACACCGAACTATCTCTGAATCCGAGTCCACCACCCATTTGTTGATCTTCTCAATAAAGGCAGGCAATTCTTGTCGTATCTTTTGGGCGGCTTCTTTCGATAAAGACATGGGAGCAGTATAAAAGAGGTTCTTGTCCTCAGCAAAGATCATCTTATTAAAACCCTGCATGCGCCAATTCTGGTGATGCTTAGTCACAAGAGGGGAATCGTTGCCTAGGTGAGTTCTCTTGGCTCCGACTAGGTATTTATTTTGTTTCAGCTCACACAATCCACTTTCCAGTAAAAAATCTAAAATCTTTTGAATTTGATTTCGAGGAATCTGAAGTCTTTGCGAAATGGAATCAATCGTAAGACTTGTATCCGTCGCAATTAAATTTCTAATCCCGCTATAAATCCATGAAGAATAAAACGTGGCTTTATCATGATCTGTAAGTTCTTTGTCTTTCTCTAATCGTTCCTTAAGAACCGATGCTTGGATTTTTAATCTTTCAATCTTCTTTTTTAATTTTTGTTTTAAGCGGTGAGTGCCGGCTCTTTCAAACTCAACAAGTAGAAAAAAATAATCCGTTTCTTTTTCGTTGAGCCCAAGGTAGTCACAAAGATCGGAAGCGAGCTCTAAGTTGAAATTCTTTTCGCCATTTAGCACTTGGCTGATCATGGTTGTGCTGATTCCCAAAGCCTCGGCAATACGACGGCTTTCGCCGTGACCTTTCTTCGGGAGAGCTTTTAACCAGGCCTTTAAATACGTTTTATAGCTAATAAACTCATAAATATTCATATTTGCATCCTACTAATAATACTTCGGTATTTTAATATATTTACTTAATAGTAAATTATTTTATTAGTTATTTACTAAACAAATCTATCGATAATTAATGCTCAAGGTCATAATGCATTCATCAATACGAACAATAACGAAACGTGAACAGAAAAAACCAATCAGAGGTATTATGAAAATTTTAATTCTTGCATTTATATTGATGTTATCTCTTCAAGCCGTTGCGGCCCCTAGAGCTTACTACAGTAGTGATAAGAACAATTTTTTGATCAATGGAAGAGAAGCTTCAGGTCAAATTTGGGGATTCGGTTATCGAGTTCCTGGGGAATTTTCAAATAATATTAATGCTCATGAAATTTATAAAGACTATGTGATCGCAAAAAATTGGTCCGGCGTACTTTTGTGGGTTGGTTTCCCTTCATACATGATAGGGGCCTTTGATAATAATGATCGACTTTATATTGGTGGAGCAGCGGCATTTATTGTTGGAGCATTTTTGTCTCGTAGCGCTAACTTAAAGCTGCAAAAAGCCATTAATATTTACAATGGCGTGCCGTCAGATTTAGCAATTAAGACTCGAGAGGAAAGATCTAATAATACTAATTATGCTCTCGGATGGAAATTTGAATTTTAGAATTTTTTAACAACAATTTAGCAACTATTAAAAAAATAACTGGCACTGTATGTGCTCTATAAAAAGGAACAAACTTATGAAACACTTATATTCATTCTTAATAGTACTTATCGTCGTATCTTTAATCGCTTGTGGCAAAAATAGTCCTAAGAGTGGACTTGCGTCACAGAATGCGAGTGGTTCAAACCCAAGTGGAACTATTGACGGCGGTGGTGGTAATAGCTTTAAAGATAAAATGTTTGAAAGTTATATCGTAAAACCCAAAGATCTTTCGGGATATGAAATTCTTGAGCCATTACTGAAATCTTTAAGAAAAATCTTGAATGAAGACAGTCTAGATTTTACTGAGACAGGCTTTCCATATTATCAATTAGTAAATTCTGTTTTAGAAAAATCTTGGTATCTGGTTCCTACAGATCTTCAAACAATAGCAAACGAAAAAATAGGTGTACCTTTATCTCAAGGAACGATCC
This DNA window, taken from Bdellovibrionota bacterium, encodes the following:
- a CDS encoding TIGR02147 family protein; translation: MNIYEFISYKTYLKAWLKALPKKGHGESRRIAEALGISTTMISQVLNGEKNFNLELASDLCDYLGLNEKETDYFFLLVEFERAGTHRLKQKLKKKIERLKIQASVLKERLEKDKELTDHDKATFYSSWIYSGIRNLIATDTSLTIDSISQRLQIPRNQIQKILDFLLESGLCELKQNKYLVGAKRTHLGNDSPLVTKHHQNWRMQGFNKMIFAEDKNLFYTAPMSLSKEAAQKIRQELPAFIEKINKWVVDSDSEIVRCLNIDFFEY